A stretch of Crossiella cryophila DNA encodes these proteins:
- a CDS encoding YciI family protein, protein MARFVVEWVFGTNRDERLAVRPAHREWAAEQAKQGVLLAGGPWANDTGAQVVLEAADRDELAKILDSDPYASADVIAETRIREWTVVTGAWVTG, encoded by the coding sequence ATGGCGCGGTTCGTGGTGGAGTGGGTCTTCGGGACCAACCGGGACGAGCGGCTGGCGGTCCGGCCCGCACACCGGGAGTGGGCTGCTGAGCAGGCCAAACAGGGGGTTCTGCTGGCCGGTGGGCCGTGGGCCAACGACACCGGCGCGCAGGTCGTGCTGGAGGCGGCTGACCGGGACGAGCTGGCCAAGATCCTGGACAGCGACCCCTACGCCTCGGCCGACGTGATCGCCGAGACCCGGATCCGGGAGTGGACCGTGGTCACCGGCGCGTGGGTCACCGGCTGA
- a CDS encoding TetR/AcrR family transcriptional regulator, whose product MRGRPRDPGNDTAILRAALDMFIQGGVEGTSIEQVAKRAGVARLTVYRRWASKELLLAQAIEFGRDRFMNPAEVLAMFADGEVTRAKLVEILVRAVGDPDFRQLVGRLASTATSHPELMRAYSETYVRPRKEVALQVFRLLQEHGELPLGIDLEMLMESLAGVVTYVMLMNPVRREPEEVRAYLNRFLDLVISPARTSNPG is encoded by the coding sequence ATGAGGGGCCGTCCCCGCGATCCGGGGAATGACACCGCGATCCTGCGGGCCGCCCTGGACATGTTCATCCAGGGCGGGGTGGAGGGCACCAGCATCGAGCAGGTCGCCAAGCGCGCCGGGGTCGCCAGGCTCACCGTGTACCGGCGGTGGGCGAGCAAGGAACTGCTGCTGGCGCAGGCGATCGAGTTCGGGCGGGACCGGTTCATGAACCCGGCCGAGGTGCTGGCCATGTTCGCCGACGGCGAGGTCACCAGGGCCAAGCTGGTGGAGATCCTGGTGCGGGCGGTGGGCGATCCGGACTTCCGGCAGCTGGTCGGGCGGCTGGCCAGCACCGCGACCAGCCACCCCGAGCTGATGCGGGCCTACTCCGAGACCTACGTGCGGCCGCGCAAGGAGGTGGCACTGCAGGTGTTCCGGCTGTTGCAGGAGCACGGCGAACTGCCGCTGGGCATCGACCTGGAGATGCTGATGGAGAGCCTGGCGGGCGTAGTCACCTACGTGATGCTGATGAACCCGGTGCGGCGCGAACCCGAGGAGGTCCGCGCCTACCTGAACCGGTTCCTGGACCTGGTGATCAGTCCAGCGCGAACATCGAACCCGGGTTGA
- the fbaA gene encoding class II fructose-bisphosphate aldolase yields the protein MPIATPEVYAEMLDRAKANEFAYPAINVTSSETLNAALRGFAEAESDGIVQVSTGGAEFLSGTKVKDMVTGAAALAEFAHVVAAKYPVNIALHTDHCPKDKLDGFVRPLIAISEERVARGENPLFQSHMWDGSAVPLEENLVIATELLDRAAKAKIILELEVGVVGGEEDGVDNEINDKLYTSPEDYLQTVEALGIGEKGRYLLAATFGNVHGVYKPGNVKLRPEILKQGQDVVSEKLGLPAGSKPFDLVFHGGSGSLLEEIHQAVTFGVIKMNIDTDTQYAFTRPIAAHMFSNYDGVLKIDGEVGNKKVYDPRSYLKAAEQGMAARIAHACENLKSAGRMIAG from the coding sequence ATGCCGATCGCAACCCCCGAGGTCTACGCGGAGATGCTCGACCGGGCCAAGGCGAACGAGTTCGCCTACCCGGCGATCAACGTGACCTCGTCGGAAACCCTCAACGCCGCGCTGCGGGGCTTCGCCGAGGCCGAGAGTGACGGGATCGTCCAGGTCTCCACCGGTGGTGCCGAGTTCCTCTCCGGCACCAAGGTCAAGGACATGGTCACCGGCGCCGCGGCGCTGGCCGAGTTCGCGCACGTGGTGGCCGCGAAGTACCCGGTGAACATCGCGCTGCACACCGACCACTGCCCCAAGGACAAGCTGGACGGGTTCGTCCGGCCGCTGATCGCGATCTCCGAGGAGCGGGTGGCCAGGGGCGAGAACCCGCTGTTCCAGTCGCACATGTGGGACGGCTCGGCGGTGCCGCTGGAGGAGAACCTGGTCATCGCCACCGAACTGCTGGACCGTGCGGCCAAGGCCAAGATCATTCTTGAGCTGGAGGTCGGCGTGGTCGGCGGCGAGGAGGACGGCGTCGACAACGAGATCAACGACAAGCTCTACACCTCGCCTGAGGACTACCTGCAGACCGTGGAGGCCCTCGGTATCGGCGAGAAGGGCCGCTACCTGCTGGCCGCGACCTTCGGCAACGTGCACGGCGTCTACAAGCCGGGCAACGTCAAGCTGCGGCCGGAGATCCTCAAGCAGGGCCAGGACGTGGTGTCGGAGAAGCTCGGCCTGCCAGCCGGGTCCAAGCCCTTCGACCTGGTCTTCCACGGCGGCTCCGGCTCGCTGCTGGAGGAGATCCACCAGGCGGTGACCTTCGGTGTGATCAAGATGAACATCGACACCGACACCCAGTACGCCTTCACCCGGCCGATCGCGGCGCACATGTTCAGCAACTACGACGGGGTGCTCAAGATCGACGGCGAGGTCGGCAACAAGAAGGTCTACGACCCGCGCAGCTACCTCAAGGCAGCTGAGCAGGGCATGGCCGCGCGCATCGCGCACGCCTGCGAGAACCTGAAGTCCGCCGGCCGCATGATCGCGGGCTGA
- a CDS encoding aldo/keto reductase, translated as MARIGTSDLDVYPLCLGGNVFGWTSDEQQSFAVLDAYAAAGGNFIDTADVYSVWAEGNSGGESETVIGRWLARRGRRDDLVIATKVGQLPTAKGLSAANIKVAVEGSLRRLGTGHIDLYYAHIDDSTVPLAETLGTFTELVKEGKVRYLAASNYDTDRLAEALEISKRENLASYVALQPEYNLVEREGYEGKLAALVAIEGLSAVPYWGLAKGFLTGKYRPGVTVDSPRAAGAGAYLDERGLRVLAVLDELAAAHRSSVASVALAWLGAQSTVVAPIASARTVEQLDDLLGAATLELAEGEIQRLTEASAR; from the coding sequence GTGGCAAGAATCGGCACGAGTGACCTGGACGTCTACCCGCTTTGCCTCGGTGGCAACGTGTTCGGCTGGACCTCGGACGAGCAGCAGTCGTTCGCGGTGCTGGACGCCTACGCGGCGGCTGGCGGGAACTTCATCGACACCGCGGATGTGTACTCGGTCTGGGCCGAGGGCAACTCGGGCGGGGAGTCCGAGACCGTCATCGGCCGCTGGCTGGCCCGCCGCGGTCGCCGCGACGACCTGGTGATCGCGACCAAGGTCGGTCAGCTGCCCACCGCCAAGGGCCTGTCCGCGGCCAACATCAAGGTCGCCGTGGAGGGGTCGCTGCGCAGGCTGGGCACCGGGCACATCGACCTGTACTACGCGCACATCGACGACAGCACGGTTCCGCTGGCCGAGACGCTGGGCACGTTCACCGAGCTGGTCAAGGAAGGCAAGGTCCGGTACCTGGCCGCCTCCAACTACGACACCGACCGGCTGGCCGAGGCGCTGGAGATCAGCAAGCGGGAGAACCTGGCGAGCTACGTCGCGCTCCAGCCCGAGTACAACCTGGTCGAACGCGAGGGTTACGAGGGCAAGCTCGCGGCGCTGGTGGCCATCGAGGGCCTGTCCGCGGTGCCGTACTGGGGCCTGGCCAAGGGCTTCCTGACCGGCAAGTACCGCCCCGGCGTCACGGTGGACAGCCCACGCGCCGCCGGTGCGGGCGCCTACCTGGACGAGCGTGGCCTGCGGGTGCTCGCCGTGCTGGACGAACTCGCCGCCGCACACCGCAGCTCGGTCGCCTCGGTGGCGCTGGCCTGGCTGGGCGCCCAGTCGACGGTGGTCGCCCCGATCGCCAGCGCGCGCACCGTCGAACAGCTCGACGACCTGCTCGGCGCGGCCACCCTGGAGCTGGCCGAGGGCGAGATCCAGCGGCTCACCGAGGCCAGCGCCCGCTAG
- a CDS encoding TetR/AcrR family transcriptional regulator, with product MVNAARRPGDGPRQAQAIFTATLELLAERGYDGLTMEGVAARSGVHKTTIYRWWTDKDALLGAALLNSALLELPAPDTGTLRGDLLALTGHVLRLLTTEPSASVITAALTAAGRPVLSRLAHEFFADRLAGELVIFDRARQRGEIAADIDPKLVVDLLAGAMWTRVLLRQEQPPPGFAAQAVDLVLTALGWSG from the coding sequence ATGGTGAACGCGGCACGCCGGCCTGGCGACGGCCCCCGCCAGGCGCAGGCGATCTTCACCGCCACCCTGGAGCTGCTGGCCGAACGTGGCTACGACGGCCTGACCATGGAGGGCGTGGCCGCACGCAGCGGCGTGCACAAGACCACGATCTACCGCTGGTGGACGGACAAGGACGCGCTGCTCGGCGCCGCCCTGCTGAACTCGGCCCTGCTGGAACTCCCGGCCCCCGACACCGGCACCCTGCGCGGCGACCTGCTCGCCCTGACCGGCCACGTGCTCCGGCTGCTGACCACCGAGCCCAGCGCGTCCGTGATCACCGCGGCACTGACCGCCGCGGGCCGCCCGGTGCTGTCCCGGCTGGCCCACGAGTTCTTCGCCGACCGCCTGGCCGGTGAACTCGTCATCTTCGACCGCGCGCGGCAGCGTGGCGAGATCGCCGCGGACATCGATCCGAAGCTCGTGGTGGACCTGCTCGCCGGCGCGATGTGGACCCGCGTCCTGCTCCGCCAGGAACAGCCACCCCCTGGCTTCGCCGCGCAGGCGGTCGACCTGGTGCTCACCGCGCTCGGCTGGTCCGGCTGA
- a CDS encoding SRPBCC family protein, with translation MPGNDYAFHTRWSVPGRVAEVADVLFDPEDLVRWWPSVYMDVRRAAEGDERGIGSAFDLYTKGWLPYTLRWRMRVVSHDQATTSTFTAEGDLDGEGVWRLRQQGDRVEVDFDWRVRADKPLLRLGSPVFKPVFSANHNWAMAKGLRSLELELARRAAASAAEREAVPPPPGRSASTPLLAGLAAAALLAFAVLRRRQT, from the coding sequence GTGCCCGGCAACGACTACGCATTCCACACCCGCTGGTCGGTGCCGGGCCGGGTGGCCGAGGTCGCCGACGTGCTCTTCGACCCGGAGGACCTGGTCCGCTGGTGGCCGTCGGTGTACATGGACGTCCGCCGCGCCGCCGAGGGCGACGAGCGCGGCATCGGCTCCGCCTTCGACCTCTACACCAAGGGCTGGCTGCCCTACACGCTGCGCTGGCGGATGCGGGTGGTCAGCCACGACCAGGCGACCACCTCCACCTTCACCGCCGAGGGCGACCTCGACGGTGAGGGCGTGTGGCGGCTGCGCCAGCAGGGCGACCGGGTCGAGGTCGACTTCGACTGGCGGGTCCGCGCGGACAAACCGCTGTTACGGCTGGGCTCGCCGGTGTTCAAGCCGGTGTTCTCGGCCAACCACAACTGGGCCATGGCCAAGGGCCTGCGCAGCCTGGAACTCGAACTGGCCCGCCGGGCCGCGGCCAGCGCGGCCGAACGGGAGGCGGTGCCGCCCCCGCCGGGCCGCTCGGCGAGCACCCCGCTGCTGGCCGGACTCGCCGCCGCCGCGCTCCTGGCGTTCGCGGTCCTGCGCAGGAGGCAGACTTAG
- a CDS encoding alpha/beta fold hydrolase codes for MTPIVLVHGIRVSGSMWLAQRALSGGTVVRAPDLPGHGTRRGERFTVAGAVEVIRAAIDEVGGRAVLVGHSLGGYLAIATAAAHPERVAELIPVGCTLRLTPALVRPYRWAAAALAGLPDGGLALTTRLARLVLGAGPGAAFTSGGVSHAAVPAVLDGLLGLDPLADLRRYPGPVRLVNGARDHFRADERLFLAACGNGRLDLVPGAGHLLPLTKPRELAALITQP; via the coding sequence ATGACGCCGATTGTGCTGGTGCACGGGATCCGGGTCAGCGGGAGCATGTGGCTGGCTCAGCGGGCGTTGTCAGGGGGAACCGTTGTGCGGGCTCCTGACCTGCCGGGACACGGGACCCGGCGAGGTGAGCGGTTCACCGTGGCCGGGGCGGTCGAGGTGATCAGGGCGGCCATCGACGAGGTCGGCGGGCGGGCGGTGCTGGTCGGGCACTCACTGGGTGGCTACCTGGCCATCGCCACCGCGGCCGCGCACCCAGAACGGGTGGCCGAGCTGATTCCGGTGGGCTGCACCCTGCGACTGACCCCTGCCCTGGTCCGGCCCTATCGGTGGGCGGCCGCGGCGCTGGCGGGGCTGCCGGATGGCGGGCTCGCACTCACCACCCGGCTGGCGCGGCTGGTCCTCGGGGCCGGACCGGGTGCGGCCTTCACCTCGGGCGGGGTGTCGCACGCGGCGGTGCCTGCGGTGCTCGACGGGCTGCTGGGCCTGGACCCGCTCGCCGACCTGCGGCGTTATCCGGGGCCGGTGCGACTGGTCAACGGCGCCCGCGACCACTTCCGGGCAGACGAGCGGTTGTTCCTGGCCGCCTGCGGCAACGGCAGGCTGGACCTGGTGCCCGGCGCCGGACACCTGCTGCCGCTGACCAAGCCCCGCGAACTGGCCGCGCTGATCACGCAGCCCTGA
- a CDS encoding RNA polymerase sigma factor, with translation MGWDAPRGDSRATGNQAPNVEATVERTFSHLRTLDGNTPQTSGVQAPEAPLTLEDLYRQHRMRLVRLAILLVDDPATAEDVVQEAFTGLHRNWGGLRDGAAAVGYLRTAVVNGSRSVLRRRKTAREYQPPHLTTARSAESLAMLTAEHQAVVSALGQLPPRQREVLVLRYYGGLSEQEIAESTGISRGTVKSTASRALDALQKVLKG, from the coding sequence GTGGGTTGGGACGCGCCGCGCGGGGACAGCCGTGCCACCGGAAATCAGGCGCCGAACGTCGAAGCGACGGTCGAGCGCACCTTCAGCCATCTCCGGACCCTGGACGGCAACACACCACAGACCAGTGGTGTCCAGGCTCCCGAAGCGCCTTTGACCTTGGAAGACCTCTACCGCCAGCACCGCATGCGCCTGGTCCGCCTGGCCATCCTGCTGGTCGACGACCCGGCCACCGCCGAGGACGTCGTGCAGGAGGCGTTCACCGGCCTGCACCGCAACTGGGGCGGTCTGCGCGACGGCGCGGCGGCCGTCGGTTACCTGCGGACCGCCGTGGTCAACGGCAGCCGCTCGGTACTCCGCCGCCGCAAGACCGCCCGCGAGTACCAGCCACCGCACCTGACCACGGCCCGCTCGGCCGAGTCCCTGGCCATGCTGACCGCCGAACACCAGGCCGTGGTCAGCGCCCTGGGCCAGCTCCCGCCCCGCCAGCGCGAGGTGCTGGTGCTGCGGTACTACGGCGGCCTGTCCGAACAGGAGATCGCCGAGTCCACCGGCATCTCCCGCGGCACGGTGAAGTCCACCGCAAGCCGCGCCCTGGACGCGTTGCAGAAGGTGCTCAAGGGCTGA
- a CDS encoding ROK family protein produces MPSSRTVVAVDVGGTDIKAALVEGDPAAPVLVDRLRRATPRGATGAETADALVSLIADLVKTWSAESANPIEAVGVVVPGIVDAEAGVGVFSANLGWRDYPFRAALRERLGLPVVFDHDVRAGGLAEARLGAARGFTDAVVMPIGTGIAAALLLGGRLHSGGGYAGEVGHLSLGAGERCGCGQHGCLELRASSAAVARRYTERTGRPVRGAIDVANAVRAGDPDAAAVWAEAVEALAQAVILLTTLLGLQAVVLGGGLAMAGELLLAPLGDRLDELVSFQRRPELRLAALGDEAGCLGAALLAMDLLEG; encoded by the coding sequence GTGCCCAGCTCGCGAACCGTGGTCGCCGTTGACGTCGGCGGCACCGACATCAAGGCAGCCCTGGTCGAGGGCGACCCCGCCGCGCCCGTGCTGGTCGACCGGCTGCGGCGGGCCACGCCGCGTGGCGCCACCGGTGCGGAGACCGCGGACGCCCTGGTCAGCCTGATCGCCGACCTGGTCAAGACCTGGTCGGCCGAGTCGGCCAACCCGATCGAGGCGGTCGGCGTCGTGGTGCCGGGCATCGTCGACGCCGAGGCCGGGGTGGGCGTGTTCTCGGCCAACCTCGGCTGGCGCGACTACCCGTTCCGCGCCGCCTTGCGCGAACGCCTCGGCCTGCCGGTCGTCTTCGACCACGACGTGCGCGCGGGCGGCCTGGCCGAGGCGCGACTGGGCGCGGCGCGCGGTTTCACCGACGCCGTGGTCATGCCCATCGGCACCGGTATCGCCGCCGCCCTGCTGCTCGGCGGCCGACTGCACTCCGGCGGCGGCTACGCGGGCGAGGTCGGCCACCTCTCCCTCGGCGCCGGTGAGCGGTGCGGCTGCGGCCAGCACGGCTGCCTGGAGCTGCGCGCCTCCTCCGCAGCGGTGGCCCGCCGCTACACCGAACGCACCGGCCGCCCCGTGCGCGGTGCGATCGATGTCGCCAACGCGGTCCGCGCGGGCGATCCCGACGCCGCCGCCGTCTGGGCGGAGGCGGTCGAGGCACTGGCCCAGGCCGTGATCCTGTTGACCACCCTGCTCGGGTTGCAGGCCGTGGTCCTCGGTGGTGGCCTGGCCATGGCGGGTGAGCTGCTGCTCGCCCCCCTTGGCGACCGGCTGGACGAGCTGGTCTCGTTCCAGCGCCGACCCGAACTGCGGTTGGCGGCGCTGGGTGACGAGGCAGGTTGCCTCGGAGCCGCGCTGCTGGCCATGGACCTGTTGGAGGGTTGA
- a CDS encoding FAD-dependent monooxygenase, with product MLVVGAGPSGLVLGCSLLLRGVAVRIVDRAPAPAVTSRALGLQARGVEVLDRLGALGDLPERAVRVSGVSVSANGTELVRIRVDQVPLGSRHRTLLISQAAVEGQLRELLERLGGKVEWGHEVVGLSQDGGGVSVEVRHGADVAVSRAGWVVGCDGAHSAVRRLGRFGFPGAQVVENFLLADVYLDWGLPRDTAAAWISPDGVFAAFPLPESNLWRLVAPCERGVGADDVLGQLSELLPARTGYRGVRFDGAVWTSVFRIHRRLAERYRQGRVLLAGDAAHIHSPFGGQGLNTGLGDADNLGWKLALVASGRADAALLDSYQAERRPVAAAVLEGTTGATRLALGDGRVRRVLRDRLAAPLLNLPSVQRRLARAASQLGVHYRRGPLAPWRFAPLDTGLRAGERVPDLICRREDGTATRLHAELRGRWALLGRYEPLAAVVRELLGDEVVLLERPMAQAWLVRPDAHLGWRGRPVPAKLHRWLANVLRTGRAG from the coding sequence GTGCTGGTGGTTGGAGCCGGGCCCAGTGGGCTGGTGCTGGGGTGTTCGTTGCTGCTGCGGGGAGTGGCGGTGCGGATTGTGGATCGGGCGCCCGCGCCCGCGGTCACCTCGCGGGCGCTGGGGTTGCAGGCTCGGGGGGTGGAGGTGCTGGATCGGTTGGGGGCGTTGGGGGATCTGCCGGAGCGGGCGGTTCGGGTGAGCGGGGTCAGCGTCAGCGCGAACGGGACCGAGCTGGTGCGGATCCGGGTGGATCAGGTGCCGTTGGGGAGCAGGCATCGGACGTTGTTGATCTCCCAGGCCGCGGTGGAGGGGCAGTTGCGGGAGTTGCTGGAGCGGTTGGGGGGCAAGGTCGAGTGGGGGCATGAGGTGGTTGGGCTCAGCCAGGACGGGGGTGGGGTGTCGGTGGAGGTTCGGCACGGCGCTGACGTCGCGGTGAGCCGGGCAGGCTGGGTGGTGGGGTGCGATGGGGCGCACAGCGCGGTTCGGCGGCTGGGGCGGTTCGGGTTTCCTGGGGCGCAGGTGGTGGAGAACTTCCTGCTCGCCGACGTGTACCTGGATTGGGGGCTGCCCAGGGACACCGCCGCTGCCTGGATCAGTCCGGACGGGGTGTTCGCCGCGTTCCCGTTGCCGGAGTCGAACCTGTGGCGGCTGGTCGCGCCCTGTGAACGCGGGGTCGGCGCGGACGACGTGCTGGGGCAGTTGAGCGAGTTGCTGCCCGCGCGCACCGGCTATCGCGGGGTGCGTTTCGACGGGGCCGTGTGGACCTCGGTGTTCCGCATCCACCGGCGGCTGGCCGAGCGTTACCGCCAGGGCCGGGTGTTGCTGGCCGGGGATGCCGCGCACATCCACAGCCCGTTCGGCGGGCAGGGCCTCAACACCGGGCTCGGCGACGCGGACAACCTGGGCTGGAAGCTGGCACTGGTGGCTTCCGGGCGGGCGGACGCGGCACTGCTGGACAGCTACCAGGCCGAGCGGCGGCCGGTTGCCGCCGCCGTGCTGGAGGGGACCACCGGGGCGACCCGGCTGGCATTGGGGGACGGGCGGGTGCGGCGGGTGCTGCGGGATCGGCTGGCCGCGCCGTTGCTCAACCTGCCCTCGGTGCAGCGGCGGCTGGCCAGGGCCGCCTCCCAACTCGGCGTGCACTACCGGCGTGGGCCGTTGGCGCCCTGGCGGTTCGCGCCGCTGGACACCGGGTTGCGGGCCGGGGAGCGGGTGCCGGACCTGATCTGCAGGCGGGAGGACGGCACGGCGACCCGGTTGCACGCCGAACTGCGCGGGCGGTGGGCGCTGCTGGGCCGGTACGAACCGCTGGCCGCGGTGGTGCGGGAGCTGCTCGGGGACGAGGTGGTGTTGCTGGAGCGGCCGATGGCGCAGGCCTGGCTGGTGCGGCCGGACGCGCACCTGGGTTGGCGTGGGCGGCCGGTACCGGCGAAGCTGCACCGGTGGCTGGCGAACGTGCTGCGGACCGGGCGGGCCGGATGA
- the nagA gene encoding N-acetylglucosamine-6-phosphate deacetylase, translating to MKLVGGKVVTPGGVLDDGWVRVEGGLITEVGAGSSNGQRATEEVVDVTGQWVVPGFVDIHCHGGGGESFSNPDQQRVLKAATAHRRHGTTTLLGSLVSGSIPAMSRQIAALAELTQDGLLAGVHLEGPFLSAARCGAHDPAILRPPAKADVQTLLDAGRGTVRMVTLAPELDNGVEAVRQLVDQEVIAAIGHTDGTEAQVRPAVDAGASVATHLFNGMRPLHHREPGPIGALLDDERVTVELICDLVHLHPTAIRLAARHAGLGRTVLITDAIAAAGVGDGVYDVGGLEVTVTDGVPTLAGGGSLAGSTLTMDAAFRNLVLECGLSVTDAATACSTRPAALLGLTKVTGSISAGLAADLVVLDAGLRPTRVLHRGEWVS from the coding sequence ATGAAACTCGTCGGCGGCAAGGTCGTCACTCCTGGCGGTGTGCTCGATGACGGCTGGGTTCGGGTCGAGGGCGGACTGATCACCGAGGTCGGCGCGGGCTCGTCCAACGGTCAGCGGGCGACCGAGGAGGTCGTCGACGTCACCGGTCAGTGGGTGGTCCCCGGGTTCGTGGACATCCACTGCCACGGCGGCGGCGGCGAATCGTTCTCCAACCCCGACCAGCAACGGGTGCTCAAGGCCGCCACCGCGCACCGGCGGCACGGCACGACCACCCTGCTCGGGAGCCTGGTGTCCGGGTCCATCCCGGCCATGTCCCGGCAGATCGCGGCGCTGGCCGAACTGACCCAGGACGGCCTGCTCGCGGGCGTGCACCTGGAGGGCCCGTTCCTGTCCGCGGCCCGCTGCGGCGCGCACGACCCGGCGATCCTGCGCCCACCGGCCAAGGCCGATGTGCAGACCCTGCTGGACGCCGGTCGCGGCACCGTGCGGATGGTGACCCTGGCCCCCGAGCTGGACAACGGCGTGGAAGCCGTCCGCCAGCTCGTCGACCAGGAGGTCATCGCCGCCATCGGCCACACCGACGGCACCGAGGCCCAGGTCCGCCCCGCGGTGGACGCCGGAGCCAGCGTGGCCACACACCTGTTCAACGGCATGCGCCCACTGCACCACCGCGAGCCCGGCCCGATCGGCGCCCTGCTGGACGACGAGCGGGTGACCGTGGAACTGATCTGCGACCTGGTGCACCTGCACCCGACCGCGATCCGGCTCGCCGCCCGGCACGCCGGGCTCGGGCGCACCGTCCTGATCACCGACGCCATCGCGGCCGCCGGGGTCGGCGACGGCGTGTACGACGTCGGCGGCCTGGAGGTCACCGTGACCGACGGCGTGCCAACGCTTGCCGGCGGCGGTTCACTGGCCGGCAGCACCCTGACCATGGACGCGGCCTTCCGCAACCTGGTCCTGGAGTGCGGCCTCAGCGTCACCGACGCGGCAACCGCCTGCTCGACCCGCCCCGCGGCCCTGCTCGGCCTGACCAAGGTGACCGGCTCGATCAGCGCGGGCCTGGCCGCCGACCTGGTCGTGCTGGACGCCGGACTCCGGCCCACCCGGGTACTGCACCGCGGCGAGTGGGTGTCCTGA
- a CDS encoding VTT domain-containing protein, whose product MTTVTSAAVPLALFGIDWLNPVFLIQQMGTFALVGLCLIVFAECGAFAFFLPGDSLLFIAGFFAATGAFGVPVWVVALLLTISGILGNAVGYWIGWKAGPALFNRPNSKIFKQEYLEKTHEFFERYGARAIILARFVPVVRTFITAVAGIGRMDAKKYFTYSVIGGIAWAAGLTFLGAALGDVPLIKNNIEAALILIVFLSILPIIFEFVRERRKKRKQGPVDLGEQHTQVIPKI is encoded by the coding sequence GTGACGACCGTTACGAGTGCGGCCGTGCCGCTCGCTCTTTTTGGAATCGACTGGCTGAATCCGGTCTTCCTCATTCAGCAGATGGGGACCTTCGCGCTCGTCGGTCTGTGCCTGATCGTGTTCGCCGAGTGCGGGGCCTTCGCGTTCTTCCTGCCTGGTGACTCGCTGCTGTTCATCGCGGGGTTCTTCGCCGCCACTGGCGCCTTCGGGGTGCCGGTTTGGGTTGTCGCTTTGTTGCTGACGATCTCGGGCATCCTCGGCAACGCCGTGGGGTACTGGATTGGCTGGAAGGCCGGGCCCGCGTTGTTCAACCGGCCCAACTCCAAGATCTTCAAGCAGGAGTACCTCGAGAAGACGCATGAGTTCTTCGAGCGGTATGGCGCTCGGGCGATCATCCTGGCCCGGTTCGTGCCGGTGGTGCGGACCTTCATCACCGCGGTGGCCGGGATCGGCCGGATGGACGCGAAGAAGTACTTCACCTACTCGGTCATCGGCGGTATCGCCTGGGCCGCTGGGTTGACCTTCCTCGGGGCCGCGCTGGGTGATGTGCCGCTGATCAAGAACAACATCGAGGCCGCGCTGATCCTGATCGTGTTCCTCTCGATCCTGCCGATCATCTTCGAGTTCGTGCGGGAGCGGCGGAAGAAGCGCAAGCAGGGGCCGGTTGACCTCGGTGAGCAGCACACCCAGGTGATCCCCAAGATCTGA
- a CDS encoding DUF3151 domain-containing protein: MTQFGNLFGGPPDTLLPERPGPQSALDSGKDPSEVAREFPDFSAAWAALAERALAAGDPVTGYAYARTGYHRGLDQLRRAGWKGHGPVPWSHAPNQGFLRALAALARSAGEIGETEEHERCATFLADSDPAAPAATGLA, translated from the coding sequence ATGACCCAGTTCGGCAACCTCTTCGGCGGCCCGCCCGACACCCTGCTGCCGGAGCGGCCCGGTCCGCAGTCGGCATTGGACTCGGGCAAGGACCCCTCCGAGGTGGCGCGGGAGTTCCCGGACTTCAGCGCTGCCTGGGCCGCACTGGCCGAGCGGGCGCTGGCCGCCGGTGACCCGGTCACCGGCTACGCCTACGCCCGCACCGGCTACCACCGCGGTCTCGACCAGCTCCGCCGTGCGGGCTGGAAGGGCCACGGCCCGGTGCCGTGGTCGCACGCGCCCAACCAGGGCTTCCTGCGGGCGCTGGCCGCACTGGCCAGGTCCGCGGGCGAGATCGGCGAGACCGAGGAGCACGAGCGGTGCGCCACCTTCCTCGCCGACTCCGACCCGGCCGCGCCCGCCGCGACCGGCCTCGCCTGA